In the genome of Tachysurus vachellii isolate PV-2020 chromosome 9, HZAU_Pvac_v1, whole genome shotgun sequence, one region contains:
- the mctp2a gene encoding multiple C2 and transmembrane domain-containing protein 2 isoform X3: MDPKKNNVFSKLRDKTKPLFNVKVGKKAKKTPLKYRRSISVPDLRCDQSMPSLLDSTVQSSFPDSFVGPMHLLVHDETKYETSSLTDSLTATDTTLSAKTTDSYTVPESPFSKRCLGLYSASVTPLDQIITPNTVRNLDQFTPPYTPPASMCSASERPAFISVPATKDKPDKRMEDREKNTKWYIEDSESACSTPSEDRSYIWPPEHELTVLEPFTPRSTEMFIIGSAEDKNEITNETNDYDTNFSGREIKSPGLSSEAQVTPAGQKLHYLLTINLKEGRNLAIKDRCGTSDPYVKFQINGKTVYKSKVVYKNLNPAWNECFSMSIRDLEQNVYVKVYDRDLRSRDFMGSSAITLSNLELDKTSEMILRLKDPGSLEEDMGVIILDACVSICEGPTKRNKWPLKRKGSFNKGQLRAAAMQKSQVWNGVYTVVLVEGQDMPEGGQGDVFVRFKLGDQRFRSKNLCIKTNPQWREKFEFNRFEDGQPDVLLVELYCKKGRKCEECWGVIERDLSQLPANTTQTFNMITGKGRLVFLVTQHPCSGVSVSEMSSTFLENPSTYESTLKKYSLKNTLDNLQDVGYLQVKVLRATDLSSTDLNGKSDPFCVLELGNSKLQTQTIYKTLNPEWRTAFTLPVKDIHDVLMLTVFSEDGDKAPDFLGKIAIPLLTVSNGQQVTSLLKKYNLEDTSKGSITLEMKIFYNPVRAAIRTFHPKETKLDEDNPKFNKKLLARNIYRVRRISMAILYTLQYIKSCFRWESTQRSIIAFLIFVLTVWHFELFMLPLFLLLLIGWNYFHITAGVGSHSQDLESISAAEEEDEDEKGLI, encoded by the exons ATGGACCCCAAGAAGaataatgttttttccaaaCTGCGAGATAAAACCAAGCCCCTGTTTAATGTGAAGGTGGGGAAGAAAGCTAAGAAGACTCCCCTGAAATACAGGAGGAGCATTTCAGTACCAGACTTGCGTTGTGATCAGTCCATGCCATCTCTTCTAGACTCAACTGTTCAGTCTTCATTCCCAGACTCATTTGTTGGACCAATGCATTTATTGGTTCATGATGAAACAAAGTATGAAACCTCTAGCCTAACTGACAGCCTCACTGCCACAGACACAACATTATCTGCAAAGACCACTGACTCATACACTGTCCCAGAATCCCCATTTTCAAAAAGGTGTCTGGGCCTGTACAGTGCTTCAGTCACTCCTTTGGATCAAATTATTACCCCAAATACAGTCCGGAACCTGGACCAGTTTACTCCCCCGTACACACCACCAGCAAGCATGTGTTCAGCATCAGAAAGGCCAGCATTTATCAGTGTACCTGCCACAAAAGATAAACCAGACAAACGGATGGAGGATCgggaaaaaaacaccaaatgGTACATAGAGGACAGTGAGTCAGCTTGCAGCACACCATCTGAGGACCGCTCCTACATCTGGCCTCCTGAGCATGAGCTGACAGTGTTAGAGCCCTTTACACCAAGGTCCACAGAGATGTTTATCATTGGATCAGCCGAGGACAAGAACGAA ATTACCAACGAGACCAATGACTATGACACCAACTTCTCAGGAAGAGAAATTAAA AGCCCAGGATTAAGCAGTGAAGCCCAGGTTACTCCAGCAGGTCAGAAACTTCATTATCTCCTCACCATCAACTTGAAGGAGGGAAGAAACCTGGCCATCAAAGACCGCTGTG GTACCAGTGACCCGTATGTCAAattccaaataaatggcaagACAGTCTACAAAAGCAAAGTTGTATACAAGAACCTTAATCCTGCATGGAACGAGTGTTTCTCCATGTCTATCAGGGACCTTGAGCAGAATGTCTATGTTAAG GTGTACGACCGGGATTTGAGATCTCGGGACTTCATGGGTTCAAGCGCCATCACTCTCAGTAACTTGGAGTTGGACAA AACATCTGAGATGATCTTGCGTTTGAAAGACCCTGGCAGTCTGGAAGAGGACATGGGAGTAATAATCTTAGACGCCTGTGTGTCCATCTGTGAGGGGCCCACCAAACGAAAT AAATGGCCACTTAAGAGGAAAGGAAGCTTCAATAAG GGTCAGCTTCGAGCGGCTGCCATGCAGAAAAGCCAAGTGTGGAATGGGGTATACACTGTGGTGCTTGTGGAGGGGCAGGACATGCCTGAAGGTGGCCAAGGGGATGTCTTTGTCCGCTTCAAACTGGGGGATCAGAGGTTCCGAAGTAAG AATCTGTGCATTAAGACCAATCCACAGTGGAGGGAGAAGTTTGAATTCAACCGTTTTGAGGATGGACAACCAGATGTGCTGCTGGTCGAGCTCTACTGCAAGAAGGGCAGAAAGTGTGAGGAATGCTGGGGAGT GATTGAACGTGATCTCTCACAGCTGCCAGCCAATACAACACAGACATTCAATATGATTACAGGCAAAGGTCGGCTGGTGTTTCTGGTCACACAGCACCCCTGTTCTGGAGTCTCTGTATCTGAGATGAGCTCCACATTCTTAGAAAATCCAAGCACCTATGAAAGCACCCTCAAGAAATAT AGTCTGAAGAACACACTGGATAATCTACAGGATGTTGGCTATCTCCAGGTCAAGGTTTTACGGGCTACAGACCTATCATCTACAGATCTGAATG GTAAGAGTGACCCATTTTGTGTGCTGGAACTTGGGAACAGCAAGCTGCAAACTCAAACCATCTATAAAACCCTCAATCCAGAATGGAGAACAGCATTTACACT TCCAGTTAAGGATATCCACGATGTCCTTATGCTGACTGTTTTTAGTGAAGATGGAGACAAAGCACCAGACTTTTTGGGGAAAATTGCTATTCCTTTGCTTACT GTTTCTAATGGACAACAAGTAACAAGTCTTTTGAAAAAGTACAATTTGGAAGACACATCGAAAGGAAGCATTACACTGGAGATGAAAATTTTCTACAACCCA GTCAGAGCTGCCATCCGTACCTTCCACCCCAAAGAAACAAAACTTGACGAGGATAACCCAAAGTTCAATAAGAAG CTGCTAGCACGCAACATTTACCGCGTGAGGAGGATCAGCATGGCCATTCTGTATACGCTGCAGTACATTAAGAGCTGCTTTCGTTGGGAGAGCACTCAGAGGAGCATCATTGCTTTCCTG
- the mctp2a gene encoding multiple C2 and transmembrane domain-containing protein 2 isoform X2 — MDPKKNNVFSKLRDKTKPLFNVKVGKKAKKTPLKYRRSISVPDLRCDQSMPSLLDSTVQSSFPDSFVGPMHLLVHDETKYETSSLTDSLTATDTTLSAKTTDSYTVPESPFSKRCLGLYSASVTPLDQIITPNTVRNLDQFTPPYTPPASMCSASERPAFISVPATKDKPDKRMEDREKNTKWYIEDSESACSTPSEDRSYIWPPEHELTVLEPFTPRSTEMFIIGSAEDKNEITNETNDYDTNFSGREIKSPGLSSEAQVTPAGQKLHYLLTINLKEGRNLAIKDRCGTSDPYVKFQINGKTVYKSKVVYKNLNPAWNECFSMSIRDLEQNVYVKVYDRDLRSRDFMGSSAITLSNLELDKTSEMILRLKDPGSLEEDMGVIILDACVSICEGPTKRNKWPLKRKGSFNKGQLRAAAMQKSQVWNGVYTVVLVEGQDMPEGGQGDVFVRFKLGDQRFRSKNLCIKTNPQWREKFEFNRFEDGQPDVLLVELYCKKGRKCEECWGVIERDLSQLPANTTQTFNMITGKGRLVFLVTQHPCSGVSVSEMSSTFLENPSTYESTLKKYSLKNTLDNLQDVGYLQVKVLRATDLSSTDLNGKSDPFCVLELGNSKLQTQTIYKTLNPEWRTAFTLPVKDIHDVLMLTVFSEDGDKAPDFLGKIAIPLLTVSNGQQVTSLLKKYNLEDTSKGSITLEMKIFYNPVRAAIRTFHPKETKLDEDNPKFNKKLLARNIYRVRRISMAILYTLQYIKSCFRWESTQRSIIAFLIFVLTVWHFELFMLPLFLLLLIGWNYFHITAGVGSHSQDLESISAAEEEDEDEKRTEFKEDDVLLLSDCGSVKLRACEH; from the exons ATGGACCCCAAGAAGaataatgttttttccaaaCTGCGAGATAAAACCAAGCCCCTGTTTAATGTGAAGGTGGGGAAGAAAGCTAAGAAGACTCCCCTGAAATACAGGAGGAGCATTTCAGTACCAGACTTGCGTTGTGATCAGTCCATGCCATCTCTTCTAGACTCAACTGTTCAGTCTTCATTCCCAGACTCATTTGTTGGACCAATGCATTTATTGGTTCATGATGAAACAAAGTATGAAACCTCTAGCCTAACTGACAGCCTCACTGCCACAGACACAACATTATCTGCAAAGACCACTGACTCATACACTGTCCCAGAATCCCCATTTTCAAAAAGGTGTCTGGGCCTGTACAGTGCTTCAGTCACTCCTTTGGATCAAATTATTACCCCAAATACAGTCCGGAACCTGGACCAGTTTACTCCCCCGTACACACCACCAGCAAGCATGTGTTCAGCATCAGAAAGGCCAGCATTTATCAGTGTACCTGCCACAAAAGATAAACCAGACAAACGGATGGAGGATCgggaaaaaaacaccaaatgGTACATAGAGGACAGTGAGTCAGCTTGCAGCACACCATCTGAGGACCGCTCCTACATCTGGCCTCCTGAGCATGAGCTGACAGTGTTAGAGCCCTTTACACCAAGGTCCACAGAGATGTTTATCATTGGATCAGCCGAGGACAAGAACGAA ATTACCAACGAGACCAATGACTATGACACCAACTTCTCAGGAAGAGAAATTAAA AGCCCAGGATTAAGCAGTGAAGCCCAGGTTACTCCAGCAGGTCAGAAACTTCATTATCTCCTCACCATCAACTTGAAGGAGGGAAGAAACCTGGCCATCAAAGACCGCTGTG GTACCAGTGACCCGTATGTCAAattccaaataaatggcaagACAGTCTACAAAAGCAAAGTTGTATACAAGAACCTTAATCCTGCATGGAACGAGTGTTTCTCCATGTCTATCAGGGACCTTGAGCAGAATGTCTATGTTAAG GTGTACGACCGGGATTTGAGATCTCGGGACTTCATGGGTTCAAGCGCCATCACTCTCAGTAACTTGGAGTTGGACAA AACATCTGAGATGATCTTGCGTTTGAAAGACCCTGGCAGTCTGGAAGAGGACATGGGAGTAATAATCTTAGACGCCTGTGTGTCCATCTGTGAGGGGCCCACCAAACGAAAT AAATGGCCACTTAAGAGGAAAGGAAGCTTCAATAAG GGTCAGCTTCGAGCGGCTGCCATGCAGAAAAGCCAAGTGTGGAATGGGGTATACACTGTGGTGCTTGTGGAGGGGCAGGACATGCCTGAAGGTGGCCAAGGGGATGTCTTTGTCCGCTTCAAACTGGGGGATCAGAGGTTCCGAAGTAAG AATCTGTGCATTAAGACCAATCCACAGTGGAGGGAGAAGTTTGAATTCAACCGTTTTGAGGATGGACAACCAGATGTGCTGCTGGTCGAGCTCTACTGCAAGAAGGGCAGAAAGTGTGAGGAATGCTGGGGAGT GATTGAACGTGATCTCTCACAGCTGCCAGCCAATACAACACAGACATTCAATATGATTACAGGCAAAGGTCGGCTGGTGTTTCTGGTCACACAGCACCCCTGTTCTGGAGTCTCTGTATCTGAGATGAGCTCCACATTCTTAGAAAATCCAAGCACCTATGAAAGCACCCTCAAGAAATAT AGTCTGAAGAACACACTGGATAATCTACAGGATGTTGGCTATCTCCAGGTCAAGGTTTTACGGGCTACAGACCTATCATCTACAGATCTGAATG GTAAGAGTGACCCATTTTGTGTGCTGGAACTTGGGAACAGCAAGCTGCAAACTCAAACCATCTATAAAACCCTCAATCCAGAATGGAGAACAGCATTTACACT TCCAGTTAAGGATATCCACGATGTCCTTATGCTGACTGTTTTTAGTGAAGATGGAGACAAAGCACCAGACTTTTTGGGGAAAATTGCTATTCCTTTGCTTACT GTTTCTAATGGACAACAAGTAACAAGTCTTTTGAAAAAGTACAATTTGGAAGACACATCGAAAGGAAGCATTACACTGGAGATGAAAATTTTCTACAACCCA GTCAGAGCTGCCATCCGTACCTTCCACCCCAAAGAAACAAAACTTGACGAGGATAACCCAAAGTTCAATAAGAAG CTGCTAGCACGCAACATTTACCGCGTGAGGAGGATCAGCATGGCCATTCTGTATACGCTGCAGTACATTAAGAGCTGCTTTCGTTGGGAGAGCACTCAGAGGAGCATCATTGCTTTCCTG